In Vitis vinifera cultivar Pinot Noir 40024 chromosome 4, ASM3070453v1, the genomic window AGGGGCTTTACCAAGCCCGCTTGCTTTCTATAGAATTGTAGCTTCTCTGTAGGTattggttttgtcatcatatTTGATCCATTCTCATCAATATAGATTTTCTCAaggcaaaacaatttgatctcTAGTGCATCATGAATCCAatgatatctcacatcaatATGCTTGGATCTAGAGTGAAAAGTTGGATTCTTACTAAGATGAATAGCACTCTAACTATCACAGTAGAGTAGATACCTTTCTTGctataaacccaatttttgtAGGAACTTTTTTCATCCACAGTAACTCCTTGCTAGCTTCAGTGATAGCAATATACTTAGCCTCTTTGGTCGACAAAGCAACACATTTTTGCAACCTTGATTGCCATGACACTGCTCCCCTGAAAAAGTAATCAAATAACCAGAAGTAGACTTTCTGGAATCAACATCCCCAGCCATATATGCATCCGTGCATCCTACATATACAATTTTGTTAGTCCCAAAACATAAACATGTCTTAGAAGTACCCCTCATATACCTAAGAATCCATTTCACTGCGACCATGTGTTATTTGGCAGGATTAGAAAGGAACCTACTGACAACTCCAATAGCATGAGCAATATCAGGCCTCATGCATACCATGGCATACATCAAGCTATCCATGACTAATGCATAGGGCACCTTTcgcatttcttttttttctttctcagttGAAGGACTTTGTTTGGAACTTAGCTTTAGATGACTTCCAAGTGGAGAACTCACTGGTTTGGCCTTGCCCatgttgaaatttctaaaaccTTTTCAATATAGCTTTCTGAAGATAGCCACAATTTTTCATTTGTCCTATCTTAAGTACACCTGTCTTTTCTAGAATAATCTCTAGAGGCTACCAAAATACATCAAGAGCACATATAGCCTTGGATTATATAATCTCTcttggcaaaaaaaaaacaaggaaaattgGAGAAAGAATACCCAAAAACACGTTGTCACTGTTCACAGGCAGTAACACCAGTTCCCAAGCTCAAAATCTGGTCTTCACTATTAAATTGTAACTACTCAAGTTTcgaacctctcctccaaatttcaactcgatcggaCCATAGATGAAGTGGGATCAACTCCTTGATGAAATTTGGGCAATGAGATgtgttttcctttctctcttctcttctctctatttttcctttcgtCCTTGTATGTAGACTTTACACTACCTTACATAGAATCCGGGTTGTTAATGATCATGCCCATTAtagatagaagaagaaaaaatgctTAGGTTTTCTTGAAGCCACTTACTTGTGACCTTTGGGTGACAAGCTTTTGTTTCTTTATATTCATTGGCTTTATGATTTGGATTCTTGAACATTGAGTAAATAAGGATTTTAGGGGGCCTCGTTCACATCAAGTTGGCACTATCTTCTGGTTTTCGTTCTCAACATTGGTGTTTCCTCAGAGTAATTTTTCTTCCACCTCCTTGAATTTTATCTAGCAATTTATCTACTCATGTAATATTCAAATATCAAGCATATCAAGCACATCTCAAACACAATAGAAACTAATTTCTAGTATGGTCTGCTTGCTTGTTTCCCATGATTGCAACCTCTATTAATATATGGACATTCCATACAATATGCAAGTAATTTCAGGATAATTTTAatgtttcataaattatttgtatttgactttatattgattttttggagttgattttctctcattcttAAATTATGTCAACAAATGGGAGAATTGTGAGTAACTTGGCTCGGTTCATGGCGATAATATGGTTTTTTGTGGTGCTGATTCTTACTAAAAGTTACACAACCAGCTTGACTTCAATGTTAATAGTTCAACAGCTCAACCCAACTATCATCGATATAAAAAAAGCTGATAAAGAAATGGAAGCATGTTGGTTACCAAAAGGGCTCTTTTGTTCGTGGATTCTTGATAGAATGGATGAAATTTAATGAGTCCAAGCTTGTGATCTATGCATCTTCAGAAGAACTggatgaattattttcaaacaaaagttTAAAAGGTGGAATTGTTGCCGCATTTGATGAAATcccttatataaaaattttccttGCAAAATATTATTCCAAATATATTGCAGTTGGACCAATGTACAAGTTTGATGGGTTTGGATTTGTAACTACTCTCTCATAACACACGTACTTGTATAAATTGTATACCTAGGTTTCTTATTTTTGATCATTTTTCAAGTGTTTCCAAATGGTTCACCCcttgtagctgatgtttcaagggaaGTCTTAAACATGACAGAGGGAACTAAAATGCTACAACTTGAGAAGACAAGGTTTGGGAAAACACCCAATTGTCCAGAGCTCATCAACTTAGTTTCTTCAAACAACATCGACCTTAATAGCTTATAGGGCCTATTCCTCATTGTTGGAGTCGTTTCATTCGTAGCTCTCATTACATGCATCACCACATTCCTTTATGAAAATAAAGACGCTTTAATAAACTTGAATCCCTCATCTTCCATATGGAGAAAAATTAAAGCCATGGCAACACGCTTTGATGATAAAGATCTCAGGTCCCATacctttataaaaaatgataaacttCCAGACAAAGGGCATCAAGGCCATGGATGTAGTTACAACCTCGCCAGCTACACCAACTTCCCTTCAAGTCCACCAAGCCTTTTGATCCCAACACACAACAATTTTGCTTTCTTCGGAGAACAAGGAACACCTTTGTCTAGACATTGTGATCCAGTCAATCCAAATCGACTATTGTCTCCACACATATTATTTGAATATGAACTTGATAATATAAATCATGAGCAAACAATACCGCTTAAAATTGAATAACTGATCAATTCGTTTTTCCTGTTTACTTTATGTTGATAGCTTCTAtaatgaccgggtattttatgTCATATTAGAATTTCTAATTTGAGAAGTCTTCTATTGAATGGTGGTTGaaaagtataataataataataattggagaacacgtgtcaatttTGGATTggaagaatttgaaatattttatcagTTAATTAAGCGAGTTGAATTTTCATGCCATGTCAACTttatggtagaaaatttcttagaattgtagaaattgaaaatttctgaAAACAAAAAGCGAaaacgaaaaatgaaaaatgaaataattaaaattaactagaactaattaagaaaaaaattaaattaaattgcttaataataaatttaagaaaattaaaatttttgggatggtgtttaataatttattttgtgtgttgttttaaaaaaatgaaaatgaaatggaatgaaaaattaattaagaaaaaaagtaaaatgaattgaaaaagaaaaacaaaagaaatcaaatagtATTAAGGCTTTTTGAATGGTGTTGGGTTGTGGGCCACTTAGTGGTTGTGGGGTCAAAATgcaaaatgaataagaaatgaaaaaggaaaaggagaatAAAAAGAGAAGTGGAGTGGTAGAGGCTCTCAGATGCAGGGGAGAACAACAACGCCATCTACTTTTGGCTGACCGTTTTGACCACCAAACGAGCTTATTTTCGTgtgaaattttgagggaaagttCTACTCGATGCAAGAAACATTTCTACCATGGTTGATTTCGTTTTCAAAACTTAGATTGTTAGATCTATGGTAGGAAATCTTAATcctaaaactttaatttaatgcacttttcttttaaaaaaaaattataaatctcaTTATTGGAAGGTAAATAAGTAATATTTATGATTGTGAGAAAGTTTGTTGGGTGATTTAGGAATTTTCCTCGGGATTTTTGTGTGATAATGGAAGTGtctaattatagaaaataactatatttgattattggaatTATTGGTGTTGtggaaaaattatgaaattttggtatagattatgtttaattttggtttgaattattggaaattatttggTTGTTCttggtaattttattgtggagaaaataattatatttgattattggaattattggggttattggaaaattttggaattttggtatAATTGTAATTTCAATGAGATTTGGACTAGTTGgaattttgtttgatatttgtgAATGAGGATAATTAACCTCATtgcatttcattttcatcatggttgtgtgaatgaaaaataaaaactgtgaaaagtgcatgaaattgaaaatgaaagaaaataaaatagtaatgaaaaataaaggCCCGTGTGAGGAGAATTAAGAAGGGAAtaagatccctagggtgaaaaacccaaaaatctaccccgggaagactccgaatTAGGAGTGTATTTGGATACGGACGCATATCCTTCAATGAAAGCCCGAAAATGACAGTGCATTATATGACTATGTGTCACATATACACATGCATTTTTATTTAAGtgttgaaaattgttgaattgttatcattatagaaattaaaatatgtgGGTTGATCAATGATGATGGAATGTTTCTTTTGTGTTCACTTGAAACTTAGTAATCTCAATTAACCTCTTGGGTGTAAGGCATCCTACTAATCAATGTGGAATGCTCACcccttcttatattttttttgatgcAAATGTAACTCATAAGGATCCACAGATGGGGCAGGAAGGGCTTTAGGATGCCTCAGGAGATTTTGGAGCAGCCTAATGGATTGTAGTGTATTTGTTATGTTGGTTTATTTTGGAACTTGTATTAGCAAACTTTGAAGCTATATATTTGTAATGAGACTTTATTCTGATTAATTTGCTCAATTATGAACTCTTATTTCTAGACtttaatgataattattatatctTGTTGCTCTTGAGTAGTGGTTGGTATATTGATAAATTGGATTGTTAGTTGGAGAGAGCTCTAGTGTGATttatgtgtaaaaaaaaatttcagagaGTTTTGGTTAATTGCCAACATAAATTAAGagaaacccttagggtcaaacctttgacctaggGTCATGGACCAAATTCTGGGTCGCTCAGAATTTTGGGTCATGACAACACCATTACCCACAACCAtggatttcaaaataaaaaaacgtaTTTGTACTATAGCTATAGGCATTTCAGTTAACACAATGATGTACATTCAATTTAGGACAGTATAAATATAAGAAGATCAAGGAAGAATGGTTGAGCAAAGATGATGAGTATTCATGTTGAGGCAAGGGAAGATAAGTTGCTTCATAGATAATCAtttggtcaagtatgtgatgTAGGATTCCAAGAAAGATTTGTTACCTTTTAGGCATGAAATTCTTCTTTCTCAGGATTAGTATCCTAAGACATCTAAGAAGAAAGAGCACATGTAAGCAGTACCTAATACCTCCATAGTGGGTAGCCTTATGCATGCAATGCTATATACTGGGTTGGATATTTGCTTTGTAGTGGGTATGTAAGTAGATATCAGTCTAATCTAGGTCCAAAACAGTGaacaattgtcaatcatatacTTAAGTATCTTAGGAGAACGGGAGATTATATGCTTATATTCCAAAGTGACGAGTTAGTACCCAAAGGATATACAAATTCAAACTTTCAGTTTGATAAGGATTCTCATCGGTCTACATCCagttttgtttttacttttggtAGTGCAATTGTTAGTTGGAAGAGTGTGAAACAATCTTGCATTATTGACTCCACTATAGAAGTTGAGTACGTTGCAACTTCTAAAACAACAAAGGAAGTCGTTTAGCTTAGGAAGTTCCTTATGGAACTAGGGGGTCATTCCCTTGGTTATATAACTCATGATACTTTTTTATGACAATAGTGGGGCTATAACACAGTCTAAAGAACTAAGAAACCACTAGAAAACACATAAAGAGGAAGTACGAGTTGATTCATGAGATAGTTCAAAAGGGTGATATATTGGTTGAGAAGATACCTTCTATAAATTAATTACTTGGTAGATCCCTTCACCTTGCAATTCGACAAGACACAAGTTTGTGCATAGTATCTTGCTAGAAAGTTGGaaactttggagaaaaacaACCTCCAAAAGTGTAAAGAACAACTCTTGGATTCTAGGAATCTATGGGAATGCTTGAGCGATTGGATTAGTGATTGAGCATCTTGACCAATTGAGCAATACTGGACTTAAGCATTGGAAACTGCATCCAATAGCTCAACTAGTAGAATGGTGCATCCAACACCCTTGGAAAAATTTTGGTGCTCGAGCGTTCATGACGATTGATGTTGTAAGGAACCCCATAGCTCTCCATTCCCTATCCAAGATTAAGTTATGTACATGAAAATTTTTGGTGCATGAAAATCTTCCTAAGGCTTTCTAAATCCTATTCACAacggaaaaataacattttttaaaaactaaataggATTTAGAATGTGCAACAGAAAACGATAACTTAGATTTGGATATTTCCAAATTTGTCAAAAATAAACTTGAATCCAAAGgtttctaaatattaaaatttaatttagattttaaaattttaattaaaatattttttttttaagtgattgatttaatttttatatttaaatagcTAAATGTAAAATGTTTCTACATTTTTGCTAtcaaaaactttattttgttaGGTGTGGCTATATGGGAAAAATTAGTCACCAAATTTAGATTTGTCTTAGATAAATATAATGCAGAAAATGCTACTTATATTTACTTGttccataatttatttttttccatactGTTATTccatagtttattttttttcccatattgTTACGGAACAAATTAGTGAATGCCATTAACTTTTTTGTATTAATAATGTAAGTTATTAAATtgcaaaatattataaaaacatactTGCCCCAAgaaatataatgattaaattttatttttttcaataatataaactttgggcccaaaaattttaaataaccaGTTTactagaaatatatatatatatatatatatatcctacttaaaagtgattttgatttaaaaaaaaatatatatttactaCAAATGTATGTGACTGTTAAATGCCATCTATTTGCTATGAACAACAATTCATCactgaaaaattgttttcctatgaaataaaatgttattgCAAAAAGCCATTTCCTCCTATAAAAATATCTTCTTGGCTTAAAGCGTTAcggaaaatggagaaaattgttttaatgaaTTATCGAAAAGCTTGCCGGATCAGTTTGATCCAAGATCGGATTGAAAAGGATGATCGATTTTTTTTACAGGACATAGGTGACTACCTTAAATTCCGTCAAATTCACGAATTTATTGCTGCCTAACACAACAGGTCAACTTCCTGTGTCTTATCTGTATATTTAACATGATAAATATACCTTATCATGTTAAAACAAACACACACCTTaaattgttattatcattattcttccGTATATTAATAATACTCTTAAGAGTCTAACTCTTATTTGAAGTTGAATCATGGTGTTGATTGCATCCCTGAAAATGTTGAAGAGTTCACCATGGACTATGAGGTACTGTATCGTGGATGTGAAGATGATGTGGGTGTTGATTATTGCAAGACCTTTGGGAGAAGCATCTAGCCCAGGTAAATCTCTGTACTTattcttttagaattaataaatttattctatGATCAATTAAATGCAAGAATTTTACATTCATAGAGTTTCTAGTATATTCTATATGCGGTTTTCCATGTACATCACATGGGCATGtatgattgaattttattttgatatttgattatcgcatattcattacaaaaatttataaataggaaaagaaaaataaaaattttgggtttaaatcTTAAGACTTCTTATTTACCACTCTATAAGTAGTTTCAAGATTCAAGATATATAAGAAGTTTCAAATTACATTGATTAATCCATTGATTAAAAGTAAACTTCCATACAACTTTCAAATGGTAGAATTCACTTGATATGGACTAAGGAGGTCATTGTCTACAAACGCAAGTAGCACTGGTCACTGTTCATATGCTCTCTcttttaatacttttttcttttgaaagagAAATACTTCTAATTATTGCTATTATTTTAACTTCAATTTGGTATTTGAGTGATACAAGCAGCTAGCTTTTTAGGTACTAGAGGTAACAATTCCATCTCAGCAATTACAATTGATTAATGaaattcatgtaaaaaaaagCATTCAAAGAAACTTATCAAGCATTCTTTACTAGAAAATGTTCAACACAAAAAGGCCCTTTTCCccctcatttttcttaattttgctATGTTTCTCATTTTATAGATTTTGTCTTAAAcctatatttttacttttctatctatatatacacaatactcaaaataaaaaattaatatgggAATTTGAGGAAACAAACAAACTTCCTCTTTGGGGTGGTAAATTGCTCACTTGTTTTGGACACAGGCTTATCTGTATCTATCATAAAAAAACTTCTGTTTGAAAAAAGAATCATTTCCACTAGGTTTGAAAGAAGATAACGGAAAAGGGCAAAAACCGaatcttttttcttccttactTGTACTTAAGAGAGTTCTTCATATGTGAGGGAGGATTTTTGATAGGGTTGTTtctatcatttgaaaatttataaaatttttgaagcTATCTTGGTAATAAACTTTAATTGGATTATGGGGGCGATCTTTTTGggcttaataaataaatcttcgGCCATAACTTTTGGGCCGGGTCAAAAGAGGAGTGCGCTCTcttcaatagttttttttttttttttttttaaatataaatgtaagatattttaaattgtCTGTGCCAGTGTCATAGCTTGGGATTATACCATGGGGGCActaaaaaaccaaaattctgggaaaataataataataattgggcTACGAATATATGAATATGATGTATTGGTATCAGCACATCAGTACCGGCCATCATCCTTAAGTAATTTTTTCCCTTGATCATCTACGTTAAGTCATACAGGCACAGATCCTTTATAAGATGCACATGGAGTTGACGTCAATTCAACACGTCAACTGAATTGGGCCAGAGTCATGGTGCTACTTTTCTATGAAATACAGAGTTGGGTATAATCAGTTATTCACATCAACTACTTCAGGTGCTCCTTTCGGCTCTTGATTTCAATTGGCAAGCTCGATACCAAATGCTGTCTCAGGAGATGTCTGCCCATTTGGACTCATTGGATCACCATATTCGGTAACAGGTCTGGAGAAAGCAAAATTACTCTGTGTTTGGACTGAAAGGCTTGATGGACTCGGCGGGTAGTTTGTGGCTGGAGAGGCAGTCACCACAAAAAACCATATGATCATCACGAACCGAGCCAAGTTGCTGACAATTCTCTCCCctataaatatgatttaattaatttagaatgcaaaagaaaatcaacaagaaaACATCAATTTTAAGATTGGCATACGTATGGAGTGTTTTCCAAAATTGAAGGAATTGGTTCAGTTATGTTTTCCAATCTTattataaaattccaaaatctaATTGGCATTTCTCAACATgctacatatatatattgtgcATTTAAATTCAAGGAGGTGGAAGAGAAATTACTCTGAGCAAACACCAATGTTGAGAAGGAGAACCAGAAGATTGTGCCAACTTGATGTGAACGAGGCCCTCTGAAATCTTCATTTATTCGATGTTCAAGAGTCCAAATCACAAAGCCAATGAAGACAAAGAAACAAGCGCTTGTCACCCAAAGGTCCCAAGTTAATGGCTTCAGAAAGACCCATGCATTTTTACTTCTGTTATTGATGATGGGCACGATCATTGATACGCCAGACTCGGTGTAAGGTAGTGTAAAGTCTACATAGAAGGACCTGTTCGCTAGAATAGTAATATCTCCCACCACAGCGTCATACTTCTGTTCATGATAAAAGTAGAGCTAAAATTGGTGAGATATTTCATTGCAAAAGGATGGCAGTTTCCCTCTATTTGACAGTTGATGACCATAGTTGAATGAAAATCGTTGTGTATTAAGGAATCTAAAAGTCATGGCTAACCTGAAAATATACTTGAGATATCAATTCATCATAGCTACCAGCAGCCTTTCCATCAGGTGTCTCGAAGGGAACGTATTCGTAAGGAACAGCATATGGTAATGTTTCCATTACGTTTTCGAAGATAGCGATAGAGTAACCAGTGATCTTTGTTGTATTAGTGATAGGATCTCGCGTCACCTTCACAAATTCACTAAAACCCTCCTTCACTGGAACTCCTATCTTCAACTTCTTTCCGTTGGTAGGAAGCACCCAACCTTTAGGAACAGAAGGAGATTCTCCTGGCCATGTAATGGCTCTTAGATTGGCCTTAGAAGTAGAATTCGATCTTCTTACAATTCCATTCTCTGGTGTCCAAAATCCAACCCCTCTTTCCCCTTCACCAATCACATTAACTATATGGAAAGCTGATGTGCGTAGTTGCCCATCTCCAATTTGAAAATCTCCGCTAAGGCCTCTAAATCGAGTACTTAATAGTGAATGGAGAATATTTGGACCAACCGGGGAAACTCTAATACTCTCAAAACCGGTTGAATCTCTGGAAATGTTAGTCTTTTGGAGGCTGAAGTTTCCCGCGCCAAGTTTTTCAACTGCCATGGCTAGTGCACAAGCAGCATCGTAGGCCCAGAGTCCAAAAATATTCAGCTCAGAGATTTCATTGGTTGGATATTcttcttgtattttctttttccatctgattttaaaactttcaagCTCTTTGGTTCTTGGAACATGGGGCTTGACGCCCAACACCCCTTGCATCGAATCAATGGCTGAAGCGTTCAAAGTACTCAAGAAGTCGGTTATCCCATCAGTTAGTATCCAAACATAGCCTTCTTCCATCATTCCAGCCTCATTTGCTTTGGTAAAAAGCCGGTAGCCAAGAGGCGTAAGCATATGCACAATGAAAACTCTAGTTGGTATCCTCATCAACTTGTGAAGTTCTTCAACAAGTTGATCGTCAGTTACTGATGGATGAATGGGGCTCCAGTAGGTCACATGGGCGTCCACCTCCAGGAAGGCACTAGTCAGAGACGGTATGACTCCATTGCCATACTCGTTGTCAACGTAAATAAGCACAACTTCTCTCCATCCAAAGGTCTGGACTATTGCCCTAATTGCCGGTACTTGAGCTGAGTCATTTAGGGTAGCTCGGATAAAATATTGACTCTGAAGCGAAGAAAGAGAGGGACTTGTTGCAGAAAATGAAATGATGGGCACCCGAGCTTTACTTCCAAGACCGATCATGAAGTTGGCCTGCATCGATGATCCCGGCCCTATTATGGCTTCCACTTCCTCATTTTGCAAGAGGTCAACAGCTGAGTTCAGGAGCATGCATGTTCAAACGATAAACAAgcattaaaatgaattaataaatttttacacTAAAGTGAGCAATCAAACTTTAACCAACTGCAATCAACTGTATAGATATTGTCCATTATAGACCAAAAAGGGTGTTTGTCCGTTTGGTCTCGTAATCTCATGAGAAAAGGCTGTTTGTGATATCTCATATTGAATAAAGGAGAAAGTTTTTGACATTGTATATGTATAAGTTCTTTAATCATATAGAcgtattttaaagtcatgagagTTTTTTGGGcttaaaattgataatatttacACGGTTGGATATGAATAATTACACAAATAGGGTACAAAAACCttgtttatcatattttttgtcctaatataatagtaaaatatgatatgatattataatttaagatgaaaatgACCCATTTATTGTATGCTCAACAAGATATATACAACTTtcaatcatttaataaaataggATCATTTGGGTTAGAAGTCATCAATAATCCATTTAATCCCTGTTATCACCTACTTTAACACAATTAaggtttatttaaattattttaaattttaaatttatcttaattatatgttagcttatttttgaaaataatttgccAAAAGTATAATAcagttattataatttattaataaaagtcccattaaaaaaattaaaatctataAATCAGCATGAATATGAAAACAAGCACTCACCGTTAACCTAATTCCACTAATTTCATATCGTTTTCGACTTATGTTCACAAATAATGTCAAAATTGACGCCATTATAGTTTTTTAACACTGTTTACTACCCCTTAAATATCATGTGGTGAATATGAAAACCTCTTGGTCATTTCCCCAAGATATGTTATCTAGttgaaacaataaaacaaataaacatgGCACAATTAATTGAGACTCTTTTGCAATAATTCTTGGTCATATCTGTTCTCGTTgagatattttcttaattaataaatcaCGAGTGTAGTACTATAATCACAAGTGTAATACCATATATCTTGTGGgttctaaattttcaattttttttcttttttttttaattttttttggatcaCTCTAAGTTGATATAAACAATGTTTTGAAAATCAGATATCAAACTATTGATGGAAGCTTGGTCCAACCTTTAGATTGGAGAACCCGTTGAGCCGACCTTGAAACGGACAGACCATTGAGCTGGTGAAATATGCTATCAGTTCTAGGTTggccaaactttttttttttctctcaacaaAAGCCTAGCCCACAGTGGAGGGGTGGAAGCCCAACTCAAAGTCAAGGAGTGGCTCTGTTGTGGGCCTTGTGGCAATTATGATTGACGAGGATGAAAGAAATTGAGttattgaaaaatccaaaattcttAGAATTTGGGGATTTGAGCCATGGACCATCAGCTCGTGGATGGGCTATAACcactcatttaataaaatttaaaatattaaaatatttatatttatttttataatattaaatatgaaaaataaatattattatttttaattttacttttaattttatatatatattaaaattttataattacttttaattgtaataatatattcattatatatttataatattatcagtaaattaataacttttctGATTTATGTACCGGTTACGAAAATATTGaggaaacataaaaaataaactctAATATTTTAGAGTATTCTTGCGCTTTCCTGAGAGAATACTGAAAGCAAATATCTTTTACTGTGCTAGTTAAACTGCTCTCAATTAAGTTTATTAGTTCTAAGAGAGATAAGACCAGCGAACTTCCTCGAAACCCAAATGGCTTGActtctaaaattatttagacTGATGAGTTTAACACTTAAAGAAGAAGATCTAAGGGATAGTACCTGCTGCAGCTGCACCAACAACATCTCTTTTGGAATCTCTGACTTTTGTAACCACCCTGGTTTTGTAGTGGCCATGAGAGGCATAGAAGTCTGAGAGGGCCATGGAGATGCAGCTCAACCCCATCTTCCCAACCCATGTATCCAAGTCCAG contains:
- the LOC100243515 gene encoding glutamate receptor 2.7; this encodes MRRHPTQLLASLLFFLFPTIFFIEKGMAQNTTIPVKVGVVLDLDTWVGKMGLSCISMALSDFYASHGHYKTRVVTKVRDSKRDVVGAAAAAVDLLQNEEVEAIIGPGSSMQANFMIGLGSKARVPIISFSATSPSLSSLQSQYFIRATLNDSAQVPAIRAIVQTFGWREVVLIYVDNEYGNGVIPSLTSAFLEVDAHVTYWSPIHPSVTDDQLVEELHKLMRIPTRVFIVHMLTPLGYRLFTKANEAGMMEEGYVWILTDGITDFLSTLNASAIDSMQGVLGVKPHVPRTKELESFKIRWKKKIQEEYPTNEISELNIFGLWAYDAACALAMAVEKLGAGNFSLQKTNISRDSTGFESIRVSPVGPNILHSLLSTRFRGLSGDFQIGDGQLRTSAFHIVNVIGEGERGVGFWTPENGIVRRSNSTSKANLRAITWPGESPSVPKGWVLPTNGKKLKIGVPVKEGFSEFVKVTRDPITNTTKITGYSIAIFENVMETLPYAVPYEYVPFETPDGKAAGSYDELISQVYFQKYDAVVGDITILANRSFYVDFTLPYTESGVSMIVPIINNRSKNAWVFLKPLTWDLWVTSACFFVFIGFVIWTLEHRINEDFRGPRSHQVGTIFWFSFSTLVFAQRERIVSNLARFVMIIWFFVVTASPATNYPPSPSSLSVQTQSNFAFSRPVTEYGDPMSPNGQTSPETAFGIELAN